In Pectinophora gossypiella chromosome 5, ilPecGoss1.1, whole genome shotgun sequence, a genomic segment contains:
- the LOC126366627 gene encoding uncharacterized protein LOC126366627, producing MPKRKRAKSPDLDCIYKKIKLLEKQVREHRSTSKRRHRVIESSSSSSSRESSPERVQEIQGELSSSDDQTEMINNDLRNILDAAWVGCNPPDREVPTAAALPDTATGTAGAALICEQPPAAPHEETTSATQAEPLDLMDCLDSATMEILGEDPTAKIEYGPSIHKEIANRLEHFAVSGIDRELRKELNKKYLTPDNCVRTGAPMLNDEIRAALPESVIKRDKILQAKQQQLATIISCLSSTITEQINQKEKNHDLLQKLMDMGRLLCDVQHAESIARRNFAIYSVKKEMKDHLAHTSIDKYLFGENLSEALKAAKAVNKSGSDLKIPTKTPKKNQPQASKPQTSKNWKQPAQSRRQQTQQRSRETTSQRGQHTASSKRSPPPSKTTRRR from the exons ATGCCGAAAAGAAAACGTGCCAAATCCCCCGATTTGGAttgtatttacaaaaaaattaaactacTAGAAAAACAAGTTCGTGAACATCGTAGTACCAGTAAACGGCGACATCGGGTCATCgagtcttcatcatcatcatcgtcgaGGGAATCTTCACCTGAACGAGTTCAAGAAATACAAG GAGAGCTCTCGTCGTCAGACGATCAGACCGAGATGATTAATAATGACCTTCGGAATATCCTCGACGCCGCCTGGGTCGGCTGCAACCCCCCGGACAGGGAGGTTCCTACTGCTGCAGCGTTGCCGGACACCGCCACCGGTACCGCCGGCGCCGCCTTGATCTGCGAGCAGCCGCCCGCCGCGCCACACGAGGAAACCACCTCGGCTACTCAAGCTGAGCCTCTTGATCTTATGGACTGTCTGGATAGCGCCACAATGGAAATCCTAGGCGAAGATCCCACAGCCAAAATTGAATATGGTCCTTCAATCCACAAAGAAATCGCAAATCGATTAGAACATTTCGCCGTCTCAGGTATAGACAGAGAGCTTCGTAAAGAATTGAATAAGAAGTACCTGACCCCGGACAATTGTGTCCGGACGGGAGCACCCATGCTTAACGACGAAATTCGAGCTGCCTTGCCGGAGAGTGTCATCAAAAGAGACAAAATACTCCAAGCTAAGCAACAACAACTTGCAACGATAATATCGTGTTTATCTAGCACCATCACTgaacaaataaatcaaaaagaaaaaaatcacgACCTTCTTCAGAAATTGATGGATATGGGACGTCTTCTATGCGATGTGCAACACGCAGAGTCAATAGCTAGACGAAACTTCGCCATATATTCCGTTAAAAAGGAAATGAAGGACCACTTGGCACATACCAGCATAGACAAATATTTGTTCGGCGAAAATCTTTCAGAAGCATTAAAAGCTGCAAAAGCAGTCAATAAATCCGGTTCAGACCTTAAAATTCCAACTAAAACTCCCAAGAAAAACCAACCTCAAGCGTCAAAGCCGCAGACGTCAAAAAACTGGAAACAGCCGGCGCAAAGTCGCCGGCAGCAAACGCAGCAGAGGAGCCGAGAGACGACCTCTCAGCGCGGGCAGCACACCGCCTCGTCGAAGAGATCGCCGCCTCCGTCGAAGACGACCCGCCGCCGGTAG